aattaaagccattatttaattccatgggttGTTGGTGCTCGATTTCTGCTGCTACCACAgcagaacatttacaaaatgatttattttctttttctaagagcaccatcaaaatgttttgtggaactgagcaaatcaacattatTAAGAACACGTTAGCTGGTCAGAGGATGGTTCTTTTGTGtctaattattgtttggctgctaattaaagaaaaaagaaacaagggatctgagtcttaaatagtaaGTAATTTACAAGTAAGGCAAAATAGGTTAATTAGCAGGATtaactgatcactaattaagaaaaaggttagaataaaaacctgcaaccataGTAGGAGTTGGACACCCTTGCTatataggctccagcaccctctGATTCAAACTGGATGAACAgatgtaataacaaataaatcaatgtacagtacaaaaacaaattacttacatttattagtGTATTCCCTTTGTGCTCCCATCTTCTGTACTTCTGCACATTCCCTTTAGTGGTCTGCTTGCTGTGACTAAAGCATTTGGtcctgaaaaaaacagaaactctTCCATAGAACCATACAGTAGATGTGACAGATTTATAAAAATGGCTGATTCGGGATGTCACTGTATGCAGTATTTATAATTGGCTCTCcagtatatgtttatgtttttattggcATTTAAAAGCAAtactatatatttctttttacattaacAACTATTGTCAAAGTGTAGTCAGAGCATTACATTTATTGCAGGGATAATTATTTTCACAGACAAACAGGCCTCACAAACTGTTAACagcaaagcaataaataaaataaattaaatccttCTTTCTTGCAAACTCCCATCATGTAACAATTTGCAAACTTGAGGGtataaatgtagcaaaatattttaaatacagatTTAAATCAGACTGAGAAGATTACTCTCATTGCAAACATTCAGATATACATTTCATTGaatttcaaattcatattttaaaaatacacagaGAAGTTTAAGCATAAGTATATCTAGGCTGCTGAAAAATGGTGAGAATTGCACTTCTATTAACACAGTGATTTCTTCAGTTGAACAGTGACTTGAAAATGGCAACAATTTATAAGACCAAGAAGTGTCCATTCATTTTGtcactttggctttggtgatgacTATGCCACAATTAAAAGTGCATCGCTGACAGAAGAATGATTTGAAGGTCTGAGGTTGCACTAGTGAGAGTGTCAGTCTCCAGTGTATTGCTCTAATttacaaaagaataaaacaaaaaaacaagtcatGGAATGTTTGATCTAGAATACACAAGTGAAGACTACTTCCAGACTAgattgtagcttttttttttttaaatttctccaaATGTCATTCTGTATGTTAACTGCTTCAAACAGTATGGAAAGTTCATGGCTCCAAACTCAAGCCAAAAGGAAgtaagtaaacttagtaaagacAAATAATTACCATTTATGCTGTGTATTCTGCTAAACtctctttttctatattttgaagGATTGCTTTAGGATGGACTGTTGCCCTCCTCTAGAAATGTTTCCTGTCTTCTTCCCAATGCTACCAGGATAAGCTCAAGCCaaactaaactggattaagtgggtttaagaatgttattccATGTACATTTAAGGATAATGTCAAGcagcaaagaaaaaacagttatcaTATATACTTTAATAACTGCAATAGAATAATAGAATTCTTCATTGCCATCTTGAAACATACAATGTTGCTTCTGTTTTACTCATACCTAGCAAACTCAAAAAGGAGGAATACAGATTGCTTAAATGCTTGGACTGCATTTTACTGTGGAAATTATCCTTGACCAATACAGTCTGCTATTTTTGGCTTTTTTGGATAataactttgtgttttttattgtttgcatttTGCACTCTGGTTTCTGCATTTTGGTAATGCCATAAAAAAAGCATTACAGGCACATGCAGTTACCATGCTGCATGCATTTTTGCCATGTAAGTGTGCAATGTTTCATGACATCATGGGCACCATTGTATATTGAAGCACGTGTTCAGCAGGGCTACTCTGTCTAAATTATTTTGTGCAACAGAAGTATAATTTACTATGACTAGATAAAAGTGTATTTTCAGTTTAGATAAAAGACTTCTGGAATagcccttttctttttatattaaattagaaaaatacttttGGTTTCAACGCTGCTTGAACAAACACTACAAGTTTATATAGTACGTAGAACCCATCTAGGTTCATCTAGGTATAAAGTCAGTTATTAATTATTGATTTCCCCTTCAGATTGTGTTCCAAAGTGGACAGGGTAATGTTTTAGTATATTGACTGTGTACCTCCAATTTAATTAATCACTGTTTTATGTAGTCTTTGTCAAATatataggagacctgggttcgcttcccaggtcctccctgcgtggagtttgcatgttctccccgtgtctgcgtgggtttcctcagggtactccggtttcctcccacagtccaaagacatgcaggttaggtggattggcgattctaaattgtccctagtgtgtccttggtgtgtgggtgtggctgtgtgtgtcctgcggtggttcctgccttgcgccgtgggattggctccagcagacccctgtgaccctgtgttcagattcaacaggttggaaaatggatatactgtatacatatactgtatatatataaaatataggttTTTGCCCACCTGGTATTGATGGAAGATTTCTTTTTGAGTATTGTTGTAGATGGGCTGTTAATGTGGTGCAATGTGTATCAAGTTCTAAAACAGTTCTGCATCTCTGTATAAGTACTTGTTGAACTGACTTTtaaacttaaaggaatactcctcccaaaataatattcctgtttgtggactactttcattttccagagttaTTCATTTAACAGTATGTTAgcaaaatataaatgtgttttgcacgttgtaagcatacaacatggtgacttgatgtgtggattacataaaatgaataatatgagattattttttttatggctGCTTTTGATATTATTTGTTGTTAGCCTGCTTTGGTCACCATTAGGTACTGTTCTATCAGACAAATTGTCCTTTctcaagaaaaacatacaattaataaCTTAACTCAGCTACAGCTACAATCTACTTAGGGTAAGTAGcatatacttaaaaaaaacatcttgGGTGGAGAATTCATTTAAAGAATCATTACATTTTATGGCTCCATATGATGGAAGATTATCAGATAGTAAAGATTACAGTTAAAACCACCTCTTAGGATTTTTATAATGGACTGTGAATTCTCTGAACACTACAATGACATTATAATGTTATCTTTATGTAAACCCTGTAGGCTAGATACCAGGTTTTCTTTTGAAGAGCAGCCTTCACCTATTGTAAAAACTGGTGATGTTCACATGAGctataaaacatatataataaCCCTTAACACAATTGGATTCCTTCATAATTCTGGTAATGATCTGTCCTCTGAAATTATCTACTGGAAAAAGTGagttaaatgaaacaaattatttGAGATCTATTGATCCATTCATCTGAAAATGTTCTGATCCCATGTATTGGACAACTTGAGTGCCTGTTAACCAAAGAATGTACCACTTTACCACTGTAGGTTAATATTTTAAGTCAACTTAAAGGTGAAATAACTATAGTGTATTACAGTAACATATTGATATAGAATACACAGTAATATTGTGAATTTAATGTAATTTGGTAATCACCTACCCTTCTCTCACCTAAAAGCTATATACAAAGGACAGGTACATTTCCTGGCAGGAACATTAATCAAGAACAATTCAGGCCCAGATTCAGGGTGCCATTTAGCTGGGTTAAGCCCTTCCAAATATCGTGTCAAGCTCCTTATAAAAACTTTTAGTTGGTGGATTTTTGGAAGCCTATTACACAAGGCCCTGCCAGTATTTAAGATGCCCCCCATACTATTTCAGGCTGGAGCCAGGGCTAgatgaactgatttttttttttcaattttgctaaTTCTCAGCATTTCCCAGAACTCCAATTTGATTTCAAGCTGGATGCCTTAAGTGAGCAGTATTCATCACAATGCTCTGGTTTTGTGACATATTCCATATTTAATGAAATAGACTAGCAAATGTTAATTTAACCTGGTATGTTTGGATCATTCTATATGAGCCGTTAGATGGAATGACAGTGACACTTTGTGCATGCTGCATCTGAAATACACTGTAAAGTTGTGGAAATAACAGATGGGtggaaatacatttaaatgatcgattaaacattttatgtgactaTAAAAAAATGTGTGAGTTTTATGGCagtgataaaaaatatttcttaaaaaattactaAACAGTTATTATAAGTGTAAAGATTCATGCCAGAGAGCTACTGTTCAGATTGCACCATGGTAATGACTGACCAATGCGTTATCTATGTGAAGAATAATAATCTACTACAGAGCTGCACATATAATACATTGTTTATGAATATGAATAAGGTATATTACAATAAGGCTTTGTTTTTCCAACTTGACACAATGAACAAAAtgtcataataaacaaaaacaatacacaagGCTCACCACGTTGTATGAAAGACTGTGTTTGGCTAGCTTCTGATAGACAGGTAAGACAGATTTCTAAATCCTTGTGAAACTGTTAATAATTCAAGAAGTGAATATAAATGCTTAAACCAAAATTTTAGTGTGTTTTTAGTATGTAATGTTTCAGTGCACTTGACACTCTGACAATGGTCCCTGCACATTGGGTAACATTTCCACAAAATAAATTGCATGCTATGGGCAAAACAGCTCTGTGGTATGTGAAGCTGTCTCTGTCAGTTTCTCTGTCCATCCCACCTTGAAGCGGTATCACATCCTGTTCTAAcctactttggagcactgtagATTACAGAGATGAGAACTGAATCTTTTAGGATTTTCAGCCTGAATGCAGTGCTCTGtgtttccattttaaacaaatctgaTTATAGAACAAAAGCATAATAAATAAGCCTCCTTCAATCTGCAAATCAGATAAAAGACCCAAATGGTCAAACAAATATTGAACATAAAAATAGCTGCTCTTAAATTCACTTACAGTGCTGCTTGATGTtctaaattacattttcagtGTCTAAAAATAATTACATAGCTGATTCAGCTTGCATAGTAAAGACAGGAAAATGTCAAGGGCGagtagatttttgtttttagaattcTTGTGTCTATCATTAATTCTGTTTATAGAATGCTTGAAATGTTGCATTATAGCTATACATGGTTAAGAGAAGGCTGCTTAGTCCATGCACATTATGTTTTTATGACAATTATAATGGGACTCTCTCTTTCTTTAGCCATTCATGCTAAGCAATGCTGCCACTATTGagcactgaaaaacaaaacagaaaaacgaTAAAAGGCAGAAGAAtctaaaaacatactgtattcgACAGACTGCATGCAGTTTATATAATTGtatcattctttcttttttttaacctccgGACTAATTCTTTTATCCATGCCTGGCATTCATCAATGTTTCATTGCAAGGGACTGTTTTCCACTCCAAGTATCTATTGGAATCTTGCCTTCTCTTTCCAAGTCTTGTCGCTTCTGCTTCACAACAGTGACATCTCAGGTGCATTCTGAGGTCAGCTCCTCATTAGAATGAATGGTTGAGAGTGGAAAGAAGTGCAGAATCCAGGTTCTCCCTGTTGAACTTGGACTTCTATGCAAATGTATTGTTGGCATCCATGACCTTGTTTCTGGAAGTCATTGCATATTCACTTTGGCTTGTTCCATTCTCTTCTTTCCTCAAAGGTTTCCTAAAAGAAAAGGCATAGGGCAAAAAATGCTttcttaaataataatgaaaccaCCTGAAAATGTTACAGCCCAGAAAATTCATTCATCTTCTGAGCCAGCTTTTTCTTACACATGGGCAACGAAAGTCAAAGAAAATCCCGGTAGCAACATGCCCATTACAGAGAATGCTCACCTGTAATGTAATTACAGTTCTCatgaacctaacctgcacgttTTTTTGGTGTGCAAAAACGCAAAATGATACTGCCTTGGCTAGAACTCTGGATCTGTTATTTAGTTAGAGGAAAAAGTATCGTATGGAGTTGGAAAACCTCTGTTCAAAAGCATGaaataacaattttaacaaattatattttgCTTTACTAGGTGATACAATTAAAGCAATTTAAAACCATGCAGTAGAAACCTAAAATTAAGAAGACAATTAAATGTGCAATTAAAAAGTTTACTTACAATATTTTACgtacttttttaatataatccaAACATGTTATTTCAGGTGAATATCGTGATTCTAGTAAGTGGAACACTGCTATAAAATGGGTATTACTAGGacaggggttgccaactccggtcctggaggggcaccgtggctgcaggttttcattctaacgcttttcttaattagtgacctgtttttgctgctaattaacttcttttgaactaattttaatagACTTGctattgaagactcagaccccttaattgtttattttccttaattagcagccaaacaataatgagatacaaaatgaaccaaaacaactggtgtccatcatacaatatctgaaaataaagaacgatgaaggtctcaggaatgttgatctgcccAGTTCCCcagaacattttaacagagctcttagaaagagaaaatcaacaacttcagaaatgtctgctaatgcatcacgagagcagcaacaagccatggaattaaagaacgggtttaattaacgacaggaattggcacctcattaagcagctggttggagtgaaattggttggagtttgaggccctgacttagttggtcttctgttggctcactcacttcacatttcatttctgttaggGTTacttttaaggaaagaaatgaagcaattcagaggaatgatgaagaaatcttaaaaaagcaattcaatttaaGTGACTTCACAAGAAGTTacttagcagcacaaacagggcactcatttaaaaaaaaaggtttagagtgaaaacctgcagccatggtggtcctccaggactggagttggcaacccctgtACTAGGAGACCGGCACAGGCGAAAGTGCTACCTCATAGTGCTTGGGCTCTACTTTGATTGCTAATTACAGGTTTTTCTGAGTTGACAGTTCAAACCTAGGTCAGGTCAGTCTGTAACTATTTACAAaaactgtatgtactgtaaatagtgAGTGAAAATGTGCTTTGGTTTGCTTTACAATGAACTAAAATCTAACCCAGATTAAAGTTTAAATGCCTGACATTTTAAGcacatacagtgccttcagaaagtattaagaccccttagtttttttatattgcagcctCGTGCTAAAATCGtttacattttttccctcatGAAGCAACACTCAATCACCCAGGATGACAAACCAAAAACAgtcagttttgcaaatttatgaaaaataaaaaactgaaaaatcacactgatgcaagtattcagatcctttgccaTGATGTTTTAAATTTGTCTCAGTTGCATCCTactctacagtaatccctcatttaTCGTGGGAGATAGGTTCcgaggccggccgcaataactgaatttccgcgaagtagggacaccatatttatttaagtatttaacgtgtatttggacgtttttaaaccctccctgtactgtttaaaactcaccctttactctattaataacagggacctacctaacatttccttgggcacctcttccacagtttccgaaggtgtatccgtagtagtagtaggaactggctcttttttgcgaggctgcaaaaacattgtgatcggcacttgctgccgctgcttctttttccggtcgaagagcagcttgtaggcggttaTGACGtcatcgaccttgttgcaaaattggaccgatcgaacggcgtttaggctcagcaccagccttggaagaaggagcacgtttgggagccattgcaggagGTGAAAATTGAagtgaagttcaacacaaagaaaccacaaaaaaatcacacacagtacagtgtaaagtaaaccgctcagcgagaaagcttgaatagaaatggccgcgacagagagactaggggagatgctgtgggatctgggcatcagtcaaagcaccaatcacgggcccgattagaaagtgggaagctgtgatttgtcgtctccctcccacgtaccaatcacagcccgtgttacaacgcacttagtcaccgaacttgttttgttgttcttagactaggaaatactactactatatttaaaacccgcgaagtcgtgaatccgcaaAAAGTGAActgcgaagtagcgagggattactgtattgctcaTCATTTAGATAATTCTGCACTTTGTGAGGAGTCTACCGGCAaccaattcagttgattggacaagaTTAGGaatggcacacacctgtctaaaaAAGTTCTCACAGTTGAGCAAAAACAAAGTTGTGAGTCTGAAGGAATTGCATGCAGAGCTTAGAGACTGGATTTGTGTTGAGGCAAAGATctggtgaaggctacaaaaagattctGCATCACTGAAAGCTTCCCAAGAGCATTTACATTTAGTTATTTGGCCGACACTtttattcaaggcaacttacaacatttatgaatcaattggttacatttcttttggttttccaactggagcacgggcaggtgaaatgactttcttatggtcacacagtatcaaTAGCAGGTCTTGAACACaaaacctcaggatttgaagtccatgCCTTAGCAACTATGACACACTGCCAGCCAGTGGCTTCAATAATTCTTAAATGGGAAAAGTTTGGCACAGATACAACCAGGTCAAACTGTGCAATTGGGTGAGAACGGCCTTGGTAAGAGGGACGatcaagaacccagtggtcactatAGCTATGCTTCAGAGAACCTGTatggaaatggaagaaacttccagaaggataaccatcacCACAAAgccactgatctgggctttatggtcATGTGGTGAGTAAAAGACTCATCACAGTCACActttaaattagtaaaaaaagCATCTAAAGGACTTTTTTATTCTGTGAAACATGAATACCTCTGGTCTgttgaaaccaagattgaactgtgtGGCCTCAGTTCTAATCATCATGTGTACAGCAGACCAGGCAGCGCTCTTCCCCTGCAAAATACCACTCCAATGGTGAGGCATTTGTGATGGCAATATTATGTTGCAGGGCTGTTTTTTAGCAGAAGAAACTTAGAGAGTAGTCAGGGTCAAGGGAAAGATGAACGGAGCATAGTACAGAGAAATCCTTAATGAAAGCCTGCTGCAGTGTGCTCTGGATGTCAGACtaggccaaaggttcaccttcaaACAGGACGATGAACTTAAgcgcaaagcaaagacaacataaaAATAACTTAGGAGCTGCTCTGTGAACGTCCTCGAGTATCCCAGCCGGAGCTGAGACTTAAAACCAAATCAAAAACAAGGCTCACAATATTTGACCTGAAAAGAGCTGTCCATCaacagtctccatccaacctcacagagcttaagaggatctgcagaAAAGAATGGCAGATAATCTTTAAATCCAGGTGTTGAATGCTTGTTGCTTCAGACCAAAGAAGACACCAGGCTGTAATCGCTACCTAAGTGACTTCAGCTAAGTAAATGGTCTAAACATTTGTGTCTATGTGACGTttccctttattatttttaataaatttgtcaagattttgaaaatgttattgttatttatagTCATTCTTGGGCATTTAGTGCTGCTTGAcgaggaaaaaaatgtgtttcaaaaATTTTAGCATGTCTGCAATAtggcaaaatgtgaaaagaaaagtgaagtggtttgaatactttctgaaggcagtATAGCTACAGTCTTCTGAAAATATCAAGGACAATGCCAAGAGTAAAATGCCAGCCTGATGATCATATCAAACACCCTTAGCCATTCAGCTTCTGGGAGATTTAATGTAAACTGACTGATAGTTGAAAGTGAAGGGTAATATGAGCACACACTGAGTCTACAATACAGAATTATTGTGATGAATCAACACAGCCACAGCAGCACATTCCACGTTGTCTTTATATAAACTAGGAATATGGTACAAGTATTATCATTTGTTAGCCGGTAATAGGACTCTCTGCTTTGTCATaagttaaaatcaaaaaataagaaacattttcaAGATAATCTTTCTTCAGAAGACTTTTTAGAACTATAGAAGGAAATAAATTACATCCTACCTTTTTATTGCCTTGTAGCAAACTGTAACCATTATCAGTAGAAACACCAAAGAAGCACATCCCACCATTCCTATGATGCCTATTTCATTCCACCATGGATTTATGGGAGGAATATTAGATTCGGCTGCTGAAAGAggcaaaatacatacatttaaaagaACTGAATAATTGTTGTGCTATGCCAACCAGCTCTCAATGTTGAAAAGGTATGTATTTAAGAATGaattaatttgttaaatatttactaAGAGAAACATACTTTCATGAAAAAAGCTTAATTTACCATATCCTAtgccaaagatatgcatgtttttcctgtgatgctttcATAACTCTCCATCAGCAGCATATGTAGCCATCAGACACCCATCACACAACACTCAATGATATCTGTGGTTTAATTTATTACTATAAGTATCACAGACTTGCTGCTCGACATTACAGTACTTGAGAGTGGGTTTATTGCATTTTGCTACATCAACTACGTAGCAGGCACACCTATATTTGCATGATGTGAATGTTGTTTCTACCCTCATCTATCACCCCTTGGCTAAGGTGGTCTAATTCTCTGTGTGCTGTAATTTCCTGTGTGCTGCATAGTACTgcttgatctatctatctatctatctatctatctatctatctatctatctatctatctatctatctatctatctatctatctatctatctatcggtcaCTTTAATTATCTGTTTTTCATGTCTGCTATATGAGTCCCACCCAAAAGCACAACACAGATTGAATTCATCATTTACTAATTAACTAAATAGCTGGAGCCATGCAAGAGATTCATTCAAACAGCAGAAGGAATatcaaatatatttcaaatattttgtacTTAAAATCCTAAAAGAAGGAGTATGCAATATACTCCAAGATGGAACCTACTAAACTACTAtatgctttaaaaatgaaaaacattcacaGCACTACATTTATATAAATTGAGGCCACATTAGTACTTGTACTAACAGGGAGATAGTTCTGTAACATGCACAAATGTGGTTATGCAACCTCCTAATGAGCAAAATGCATAGTAATATTGGTAAGCAACCAACCTATGCCCTCACTCCCATCGGCACATGCCCTTCAACCCACCCACCAAGTGCAGCAGGagattaaacaataaaaagaaaatacaaagttATTCACAGCAACTCACAAATTCTCATGTCACAAGTTGAAGAGAAAAAACactgaaatcaaaaaacaaacgtttttctAAACTCTCTGGTGATCTATATTCATTTTCCCAATAAAAATTGCCATCTATTATTATGTGCTAAaagacataaaataattttttaaaacatatggaGTATAATACCCTAAGTTTAAAATGCAGTATCACAGAGCCATTCAACTTGGTTCTTTATGTTCAGTGCCTCAGTTAGACACTAGAAATCATAAATCACCCTACTGTCTACTTTCAGTCTGATTTTGATCAAATTTCATAAAACTGTTTGCTCATTTCAAATAATCCTGCATACTTTTACCTCATTGAGTCTGCCAAGAAGACCATATTGAGACACTGTAGCTACAGAAAGTCATTTTGAAAGCCTCCAGCCTCTAAATTTagagctcaagttggacagtgtGGTGTGTCCAATTAGACAGTCATTAAATAAGAGAGCAGCACAGATGGCCAAGTGGCTAGACCATTAACATGGGAGATTAGTAGAACAcaacaaacaaaattcaaaactagagtatattttaaaaaaatctttttcatcACTTGAGCACTAAGGAAAAAACATAACTGACCATATACAACAAAATGATGAGATTGTGTGAAATTATCCTTCAAAATGGTATCGACCATTTTAAAAACTAACTGAATGGTTATGCCACAAtaccaataaaatatataaaatccccctaaaaatctaaatattccaTAAACAAAAGCATAAATAGCAGACACATCTAAGTACTCCAATACTCTAATGTACTGGCAGAGTATTAAACGTAATGTCAAAGGATTTTCAATTTATCTTTGCTATATTGACCAACACAGAAATTTCCACTGTTCTATTTGCTGAAATAGAAACCAAACACAAAAAAGGATCCTAAACCAAAGCCAAAACCAATTTTCAATTTGCCTCTCTAAGATACATGATACTAGAAGCACTGAATTTTATATTTACGTCTATGAATTTCATTAATTTGTTGTTTTAGTAGTTCTCCAATTAGTCTGGAGTTAAATATCTGCATGTAGAAAACTCTTGAAGTAatgataaatacaataaatatccaAAAGATAGCAAACAAAGCTATTACACAAAGTTAATAAGAAATGCAATAACACTGTCATggaattcttcatttttattataataaatcaccCACAAGAGTAAAGATACTCAAATATTAAGAGACATTATGtgattgtgatggacggccaacgtttcagtctggccgggacatCCCTCAactaaaagaaagaggaaaaatagccttttcagggcactacatcccccgggacactagatggcagctcccctggaaggaaatggttccccagattcccgcagggcaacaagggacatggagtccgtttcttcagccctgttgggtgccgtgggtgctgccagcgggagctcaccaagaacctggggactattaTTGTTACGCCAACCCGGAAGTCATTCCGAGACACGAGGATGGAAGCCCGCAATACTTCCGGGACACTTGAGAAAGGATGATGCAGAGTTTGACCCGAAgaaggagtacttccgggtcatggactttaaaaggactgtgggaaacccagcagggtGAGCCGGtgttgggtggtagaggaacggagctgctgggagtgga
The nucleotide sequence above comes from Polypterus senegalus isolate Bchr_013 chromosome 18, ASM1683550v1, whole genome shotgun sequence. Encoded proteins:
- the prima1 gene encoding proline-rich membrane anchor 1 — protein: MRAENSRQCYDAKIEMKFTQGELQRSCSKTTEEKVGDNCHLICQCRIYPPLPPPPPPPPPPRLLVSEPAESNIPPINPWWNEIGIIGMVGCASLVFLLIMVTVCYKAIKRKPLRKEENGTSQSEYAMTSRNKVMDANNTFA